Below is a genomic region from Persicimonas caeni.
CGTGACGACCGTCGAGATCGACGGCGCGCCGGTCGAGATCTGGTATCCGGCCGCCGAGGCCCCGTCCGACGACCAGTCGCCCGTCACCTACGACCTTCGCGACTGGCTACCTGACGACGAACGCGACAAGATCCCCGAAGACGCGCCGACGACCTACACCACCGACGCCTATCGCGACCTGGCCATCGCCGACGGGGAGCATCCGGTCGTCCTCTTCAGCCACGGGTTTGCCGGCTATCGGATGCAGTCGACCGAGTACACCACGCATCTGGCCTCGTGGGGCTTCGTCGTCGCTTCCCCCGAGCATCCCGAGCGTGGCCTGGAGGCGGTGCTCAATAACAACATCAACTTCACCGGCACCGAGGATATCGGCGCGCTCGTCGGCACGCTCGACTGGCTCGAGGGCGCCGACGCCGAGGCGGACGGCTTCTTCGAAGGCCACCTGAAGCTCGACGAGGTCGGCGCCACCGGCCACTCCGCAGGCGGCCGCGCCGCGCTCGCCACGGCCGCGCAGGACGAGCGCATCGTCTCGGTCGTCGGCCTGGCTCCGGCGCTCGGCGTCGGCGGCGAGGACCCCACCGGCGTCGACGCACGCCAAGTGCATATCGCAGGCGGCGACGACGGCCTCGTCTCGCCTGGCGGCATCCGCTCCTTCTGGGACGACCAGCCCGCGCCCAAGCTGTACCTGTCGATCGCCGGGGCCGGCCACCTGGCCTTCTCCGACATCTGCCTCATCGGCCAAGAGGCCGGCGGCATCCTGCAGATCGCCCAGGACAACGGCGTCAGCGTCAACCCGGTGGTCGTCGGCCTGGCCTCCGACGGCTGCCGCGACGACCAACTCGCCCCGCAGGCCTCGTGGCCCGTTTTCCATCACTTCGCCACCGCCGAGCTTCGCTTTGCGCTGGGCCTGGACGGCGAGCCTACCAGCCTCGACGAAGCAGCGTCGCAGTGTTTTGGCGATTTGGTCGAAGACTACGCCGATTGAAACCAACGGCAGCTTGTTGAAACCAACGGCAGCTTGTTGAAACCAACGGCATGATGGCTTAATTCAGGGGCCATGAAGTTCTCCGCCTTACGCCACAAACACGACCCCGAAATCCTGCGCCTGGCCGTGCCCGCCCTGGGCAGCCTGGCGGTCGACCCGCTCGTCTCGCTGGTCGACACCGCCTTCGTCGGCCAGCTCGGCACCGCCCCGCTGGGCGCGCTGGGCATCAACGCGTCGCTCTTTGCGATGACGTTCGTCATCTTCAACTTCCTGGCCTACGGCACCACGCCCAGGGTGGGAAATGCGCTCGGGCGCGGCGACCGAAAGGCCGCCGGGCAGGTGGTCATCCAGGCGTTTACGCTGGCCCTGGCCGCCGGGGCGCTCGCGCTGGCCCTGCTCCAGATCTTCGCCGGCCCCATCCTCACCCTCATGGGGGCCACCGGTGAACTGCGCGAGCCGGCGATGACCTACCTGCGCATCCGCGCGTTCGCCGGACCCGCGGTCTTGTTGCTCAACGTCGGCCACGGGGCGTTTCGCGGCTACCAGGACACGCGCACGGCGATGGTCGTGACCATCGCGCTCAATCTGGTCAACCTGGTTCTCGACCCCATCTTGATCTTCGGGCTCGGCTGGGGCATCGCCGGGGCGGCGACCGCCACGGTGATCGCGCAGTGGCTGGGGGCGCTGACGTTCGTGTGGCTGCTGCTGAAGTCGCGCCGCGAGGAGCTCGGCATCGAGCTGGTGCGCCCGACGCTCGAGCAGATGCTGCCCTTTTTGCGCATCGGCAGCAGCTTGTTGCTCCGCACGGGCGCGCTGGTGGGCACGATGACCTTGGCCACCGCGGTCGCCGCCCGCGTGGGCGTGGTCGCCGTGGCCGCCCACCAGGTCGCCAATCAGCTGTGGGGCTTCTTGGCGCTCGTGGTCGACGCGCTCGCCGTCGCCGCCCAGGCGCTGGTGGCCAAGCATCTGGGCTCGGGCGACGTCGACGAGGCCCGCGACGTCTCCGACAGGCTGTTGCAGTGGGGATTGGGCGTGGGGGCGGTGCTCGCGCTGGGGTTCGCCGCGCTCCGCCCGGTCTTGCCGGGCCTCTTTACCGACGAGGCCCAGACGGTCGCCCGTGTGATGGACATCTTCATCTTCGTGGCCGTCTTGCAGCCGATCAACGGCGTCGTCTTCGTGTGGGACGGCATCTACATGGGCGCCGAGAAGTTCGGCTTTCTGGCCAAGGCGATGGTCGTATCGGCGGCGGGAGCGGTCGCCGTGCTCCTGCTCACCCGGCCGATGGGCTGGGGGCTCGAAGGCGTGTGGTGGGGCATCACCGCGTTGATGTTGGTGCGGGTGGTCACGCTCGGCGTGCCCTACGCTCGACGGCGTGTTTTCGCCAAACCTGACGACGTCCCGAGGTAGACAACACGCCCCGCGCGCGCTACAAGGAAGGCCGATTAAACACTACAAACTTAACGAGTTGGCGAGGAGTCAGACCATGAGCGAACGCCGAGACCGCACGTTTCTCGAGGACATCCCGTTTGCGCGTGAAGAGTACGGCAGCATCGTGCAGACGAATTACCCGGGCGCCCACGACGAGGAGTATCGGGCTCGTCTCGACGAGCTGATCGGCGCCTCCGAAGAGGCGTGGCCGAATATCCCGCGATACGAATACACCGACGACGAGCACACCACCTGGCGCTTGGTCTCCGAGGTGCTCATTCGTCTCCAAGATCACTACTCGTGCAAGGCCTTCCTCGAGGGGCGCGACAAGCTCGACCTGCCGGTCAGCGAGGTTCCGCAGCTCGACCAGGTCTCGGCGAAGATGGAAGCCGAAACCGGCTTTATGCTCGCCCCCGTCGGCGGTCTGTTGGACAAGTCGGAGTTCTTGCCGATGCTCGGCCAGAAGGTGATGCGCTGCACGCCGTACGTGCGCCACCACTCCTACCCGTTCTTCACCCCCGAGCCCGACATCGTCCACGAGCTTCGCGGCCACGCGCCGATGTTCATGCACCCCGAGTTCGTCGAGATGTCGGTCGCCATCGGCAAGGCCGCCGAGGCCGCCGTCGAGGCCGGCAACGACGACCTGCTCGACCTCATCGGGCTCTTCTACTGGTACACCGTCGAGTACGGGCTCATTCGCGAGGACGGCGAGCTCAAGATCTTCGGCGCCGGCAACAACGGCGGCATCCAAGATCTACTTCGCTCGGTCGACCCGACCGTCGAGAAGCACCCGTTCAGCATCGAGAAGATCCGCCAGCTCAGCATCGACTACGACGCGCCCCAGGAGGTCTTCTTCGTGGCCGAGTCGTACGAGCAGGTCGAAGAGATGGCCTATCAACTCGCCGACATGGCGTAAGCCCCTCGACCCCTGGCTCGTTGCGAACAGTTCCCCCAGCTCCGTCGCGCATAGCGCGACCGAAGCTGGGGGCTGCAAATCTCATTCGCCGACGGATTCCCCGTTGGCGGTCATCCACAGACACGCTCGCTCGACGCCCTCGCCGCAGGCGCGTCCGACCATCTCGACGCCGGCATCCCAGTCGTGGTTCGAGAGGCCGACTCCGCGTCCGTAGCAGTACTCGCCCGAACCCAGCGCGCACGCCTTCTTGGACAAGTCGTAGACCGCGTCGCCGGTCAGCGGCTTCTTGGAGTGGAGGTCCATCGCCACGCGAAGCTGGCAGCCCAGCTTCTCGTCGGCCTCACACGCCTGCTCGTAGCGTGTGGCGGCCGCGTCGAACGAGGCCTTCGCGCCGATGCCATACTCGTTGGCAAGCCCCAACACCACACAAGCCGTCGCGTCGTCTTTCTGCTCGCATTGCTCGATCAGCGCCTCCGCGTCGGCCTTCTCGAGGCGAGTTTGGTGGTCGCGAAGCGCCTCGGCGCGCGCGCAGCTGTTGAACTCGCCCATCTCGCAAGCTCGCTCGAACATCTCGATCGCCTTGGTCAGGTCGCGCCCGACCGCCACGCCGTGGGAGAGTAGCTCGCCTTGCTGGATGCAGCCGGTGGCGTTGTTTCGCTCACACGCGCTCTTGCTGCGCTGGGCCAGCGGCTTGGCCTTGGCAGAGTCGCCTCTCATCATCAACGCGGCCAGGTAGCTCAGGCAGCCGGTGCTCTCGTCGGCGGTGCACGTGTCTGCCAACGTGTTGACCGCCCGCGTGTAGTCACGATCGACGCCCAGCCCGTGCAGATATGCCGTGCCCACGGCGCGGCAAGCCACCGGATTATCGTCGTCGCACAGGCTCTGGTACAGGTCGACCGAACGGGTCAAATCGAGCTCGTCGCTGTGGCCGAACCTCATGAAGTAGGCGGCTTCGTAGCACGCCGTTTCGAGATCGCTGTCCTTGCACAGGGCGACCAACTTATCGACCCCCTTCTGGCGGTCGCGCGGGAAGAGCTCTCCTGTCGACTTCTGCTCACCGATCTCGATGCAGGCGCTGGCGATGTCCTCGTCGCACTTCTTGCGAAGGTACTCGCGTGCGGCTGAAAAGTCGGTCCTGTCGCCATCTCCATGGGCGATCAGGTGCGCCGCCCAATCGCAGTGGCCGTAGACGCCGTCTTCACAGTTGTTGCGCACGATGTCGAGGGAGCGTTTGGCCTTCGTCGACGCCTGCTTCGGATCGGCCGGGGCGCCCATGCCCAACCGGAGCCGGTCGGCGAGCTTCGAGCACGAGGTGGCTCCATCGGCTTCACAACCGGTCGACAGGAACCCGACGGCGTCCTCGAGCGACTGCTCGACGTGAACGCCGCGGGTGACCAGGTTGGCCACGTCGATGCACGCGGCGTCGCTGCCCAGGTTGCACGCCTTGGTCAGGTACTTCTTGGCCACCTCGGGCTGGTAGGCTGTTTGCGTCCCGTTGAGCTTCATGCGCGCGACCGAGCGGCACGAGTCGACATGCTCGTCTTTGCAGGCCGCCTCGTACAACTCGAGCGCCTTTTTGGCGTCGCGGTCTACGTCCTCACCGGCTTCGTAGATGCTGGCGAGGCGGTAGCAACCGGTCTCGAAGCCCTGCGTGCACGAGCGCCGATACAACTCGACGGCCTTCTCTCGGTCCTTCTCGACGCCGACGCCGAAGTAGTAGCGCGAGGCGAAGTTCGAGCACCCCCTCCCGAAGTCCATCAAGCACGCCTTCTCGAAGTAGTCGGCGGCTTCGATATGTGACTCCTCGTCGTCGAGCGAAGCGTGGATGCTTCCCAGATCGTCGCACGCTTCCGGCTCTTCGTTGGTGCACGCAAATTCATAGAGCTGGATGGCCTGGCGAAAGCTCTCCTCGGAGTTCGCCCGAAGGTAGAACTGGGCGAGGCGGGTGCACGAGCGGATATGGCCGTTGGCGCATCCGTTTCGGAACATCTGCTCGGCGCGAGCCTCGTCTTTGTCGGCCCCTTCGCCGTCGGCGTAAAAGTCGCCGAGTTCGCCACACGCGTCGCCAAGGCCACGCGTGCAGGCTTTCTCGAGATAGTCGACCGCGCGGGTGACGTCCTTTTCGACCCCGTCGCCCTTGGCGTACCGACTGCCGAGCACGTGGCAGGCCTTGTCCGCGCCGCCGTCACACCCCTTGCGGTACATCCCCAA
It encodes:
- a CDS encoding MATE family efflux transporter, translated to MKFSALRHKHDPEILRLAVPALGSLAVDPLVSLVDTAFVGQLGTAPLGALGINASLFAMTFVIFNFLAYGTTPRVGNALGRGDRKAAGQVVIQAFTLALAAGALALALLQIFAGPILTLMGATGELREPAMTYLRIRAFAGPAVLLLNVGHGAFRGYQDTRTAMVVTIALNLVNLVLDPILIFGLGWGIAGAATATVIAQWLGALTFVWLLLKSRREELGIELVRPTLEQMLPFLRIGSSLLLRTGALVGTMTLATAVAARVGVVAVAAHQVANQLWGFLALVVDALAVAAQALVAKHLGSGDVDEARDVSDRLLQWGLGVGAVLALGFAALRPVLPGLFTDEAQTVARVMDIFIFVAVLQPINGVVFVWDGIYMGAEKFGFLAKAMVVSAAGAVAVLLLTRPMGWGLEGVWWGITALMLVRVVTLGVPYARRRVFAKPDDVPR
- a CDS encoding tetratricopeptide repeat protein: MEDKCGVKLTRMTGEAACRAGDGLGCTTAAVLSLSSVGLSKAISQQALASNNDHAYRLAKQGCDFGNETSCLLQAQMMLQSSSQQEQARGFRLMDRSCKAGMGSICHTLGTIFEEYATAPREKQDAFDYYRRSCAADYAEGCFRLGKMWETGFGTSTNLSKSKEKLHAACDLNHAKACASVDREPPKDDEELLAEWAAITNQSFIDMALAGCKNGFKHGCTFAGRLIERGEIRGRYVGDEHAVALFRAGCAQGSPESCYHLAQKTFRGEGLEANTVTASKLAHKGCKAGSNDACDLYRDLKYRLFEPKEASKYADHCEDDKKQERGYACYLSAKAYGYGVNFDADEERALELHEKGCALDYADSCEAAGDLLVESDEKRALGMYRKGCDGGADKACHVLGSRYAKGDGVEKDVTRAVDYLEKACTRGLGDACGELGDFYADGEGADKDEARAEQMFRNGCANGHIRSCTRLAQFYLRANSEESFRQAIQLYEFACTNEEPEACDDLGSIHASLDDEESHIEAADYFEKACLMDFGRGCSNFASRYYFGVGVEKDREKAVELYRRSCTQGFETGCYRLASIYEAGEDVDRDAKKALELYEAACKDEHVDSCRSVARMKLNGTQTAYQPEVAKKYLTKACNLGSDAACIDVANLVTRGVHVEQSLEDAVGFLSTGCEADGATSCSKLADRLRLGMGAPADPKQASTKAKRSLDIVRNNCEDGVYGHCDWAAHLIAHGDGDRTDFSAAREYLRKKCDEDIASACIEIGEQKSTGELFPRDRQKGVDKLVALCKDSDLETACYEAAYFMRFGHSDELDLTRSVDLYQSLCDDDNPVACRAVGTAYLHGLGVDRDYTRAVNTLADTCTADESTGCLSYLAALMMRGDSAKAKPLAQRSKSACERNNATGCIQQGELLSHGVAVGRDLTKAIEMFERACEMGEFNSCARAEALRDHQTRLEKADAEALIEQCEQKDDATACVVLGLANEYGIGAKASFDAAATRYEQACEADEKLGCQLRVAMDLHSKKPLTGDAVYDLSKKACALGSGEYCYGRGVGLSNHDWDAGVEMVGRACGEGVERACLWMTANGESVGE
- a CDS encoding alpha/beta hydrolase family protein, with the translated sequence MNKMPLVCLLIGFALVACDDDDISNPQDSGVSDAGDVTVDAVGDGGEGDAQADADASQVPDPSTYAECAPYAVAGPNAVGVTTVEIDGAPVEIWYPAAEAPSDDQSPVTYDLRDWLPDDERDKIPEDAPTTYTTDAYRDLAIADGEHPVVLFSHGFAGYRMQSTEYTTHLASWGFVVASPEHPERGLEAVLNNNINFTGTEDIGALVGTLDWLEGADAEADGFFEGHLKLDEVGATGHSAGGRAALATAAQDERIVSVVGLAPALGVGGEDPTGVDARQVHIAGGDDGLVSPGGIRSFWDDQPAPKLYLSIAGAGHLAFSDICLIGQEAGGILQIAQDNGVSVNPVVVGLASDGCRDDQLAPQASWPVFHHFATAELRFALGLDGEPTSLDEAASQCFGDLVEDYAD